One genomic segment of Clostridiisalibacter paucivorans DSM 22131 includes these proteins:
- a CDS encoding S-layer homology domain-containing protein yields MNNLLNLKRHMLWIFMMAIIFTIISSIPANAETTGNWKDYATTSFSEGSGTADEPYQISSAEELAYLTKQVNEGTDTTDKYYELTADIDLSGHYWAPIGIDYNKTFKGHFDGKGHEINNVYIGTESSPNDSYKYVGLFGYSKGTIENIGVSVSIYSSKESGYVGGLIGYNKNGPINNSYATGNVIGGDEAKVGGLLGYNYGYSGTINNSYATGDVTGGNSGNAYPVYVGGLVGYNYYGKINNSYATGDVTGGDDAKVGGLLGYDLYGTVKNGYYNASAKQEVANSPQESKGVGYGTDNAKGKTSTYMQSQEFVSILNTNLQDGWKPWTIIEGKNDGYPKFVPLAEELPVNVLPGTVLGSIKVEITKDATSKFVVNITESPVTVPSIVEEGPASGDNLVDSYISENNIITGVEEGKYLQVYDIDTKGKVAGFYQKQLETTDILQLDRDGEITTAIGVTEPVAISTTINSEEQAIDIFDFTITDKGTSDNSPLKISEIKLSVSGTMGDTQRSQLTYRLNGNDESNVIGTYDADTDTISFKGLNISIAHGESEVYTINAYYNDNTNLTDGKTIILSIDGDTDVTVSKIGTQMRTTSPVTNETGSTIDVKATKLEFSTQPSDSVSGVSMIQPIVRTTDEAGNIDTDFNKAITLTENSEGALSGDIDVIASNGIATFTDIVYIATNDGENFALTARSEGLTSVTSDAISSDVQATKLILKAEPLPAIVNNGKATSFTTVPIVQAVDKHNLVDTDYTKNITLSKINGAGSATLSCTGDKDDKSDTVTLTPTSGVAEFKGLQIKYMLVEDRNEIFNLQVASTGLTSGESHEMTASANTASIVTNINKNGAEDNIVTFIEADFTNHYNDVDGDALTKIQITTLPANGILKKNSTPINKNDEIILAELSSIIFEPDANWNGSTSFTWKGYDGIEYSSNIAKVSITINFVDNIAPTKPRIIRNPDKDMHNDDYTIELISGTDGDSGVKETVSRTVYGEVYSSWETYTKPFTITREGTTKIQAKTIDNTGNESKIATETITINKDIDISLTIKTDPDTKYSYEDYTVTLVTDHKDKTVEDSVYSNVKYKLNDGDFKVYKEPFTITQKGETKIVAKVIDEFGNSLIEEKTVYIYEDKDDDKSNNKSSRSRNKTKKEKGIYIIVNGEKQTAGKETVEKEKGKTIVKLEVESKAVDKKIDEVLKEKENLTKEEQEKAENIVEIPVAQKDYDKVKTSLTGDIVKKMDENKFNLAVETKGIDYIIPAKEIGIEKVAKVLEVDKRDLEEIEVEININKTYEKIARQIEKNAKENKYEVVFPPVDFEVVAKTKSTKGEKREVKIGKFKQYVKRVLEIPKGVDPDNITTGIVYNKDGAFSHIPTEVFRKDGAYYAKLNSLTNSSYSVIWNPITVASVENHWSKEYVNDMASRLVIKNPDIFNPDESITRAEFAEYITKAVGVYRTEVAKERQFTDIPVTDEYADAITIAVEYGIIKGYQDGRFKPNAKITREETMVMYARAMDIVKLEEIDNSRIENYKDKGNVPDWAYEDVKKTIGAGVFNGRTKDTIAPKGTFTYAEAATAIRNLLVGSKLINK; encoded by the coding sequence ATGAATAATTTACTAAACTTAAAAAGGCACATGCTTTGGATTTTTATGATGGCAATAATTTTTACAATCATATCATCAATACCAGCAAATGCAGAAACAACAGGTAATTGGAAAGATTATGCAACGACAAGTTTTAGTGAAGGCTCGGGAACAGCAGATGAACCATATCAAATAAGTAGTGCAGAAGAGCTAGCCTATCTAACGAAACAAGTCAATGAAGGTACAGATACAACAGATAAGTACTACGAACTAACAGCAGATATAGACTTATCAGGCCATTATTGGGCACCGATAGGGATTGATTATAATAAGACTTTCAAAGGACATTTTGATGGAAAAGGACATGAGATAAATAATGTATATATAGGAACAGAATCAAGCCCTAATGATAGTTATAAATATGTCGGACTATTTGGTTATTCAAAAGGAACAATAGAAAATATAGGAGTAAGTGTAAGTATATATTCTTCAAAAGAGTCTGGATATGTAGGAGGCCTAATAGGATACAACAAAAACGGTCCAATAAACAACAGCTATGCCACAGGGAATGTAATAGGAGGAGACGAAGCAAAAGTAGGAGGACTACTAGGATATAATTATGGATATTCTGGAACAATAAATAACAGCTACGCCACAGGGGATGTGACAGGAGGAAATAGTGGAAACGCATACCCAGTATACGTAGGAGGCCTAGTAGGATATAATTATTATGGAAAAATAAACAACAGCTATGCCACAGGGGATGTGACAGGAGGAGATGACGCAAAAGTAGGAGGACTACTAGGATATGATTTATATGGAACAGTAAAAAATGGATATTATAATGCTAGTGCAAAACAGGAGGTTGCTAATTCGCCACAAGAATCCAAAGGTGTTGGATATGGTACTGACAATGCAAAAGGAAAGACATCAACATACATGCAATCTCAAGAATTCGTAAGCATCCTAAATACAAACTTACAAGATGGCTGGAAACCATGGACAATCATAGAAGGCAAAAACGACGGATACCCAAAATTCGTACCATTAGCAGAAGAATTACCAGTAAACGTATTACCAGGTACAGTTTTAGGTTCAATAAAAGTAGAAATTACAAAGGATGCAACCTCAAAATTTGTAGTAAATATCACAGAAAGTCCAGTTACTGTACCAAGCATAGTAGAAGAAGGACCAGCTAGTGGAGATAATCTTGTTGATAGTTACATATCTGAAAATAACATAATAACAGGGGTAGAAGAAGGAAAGTATCTGCAGGTATATGATATAGATACAAAGGGAAAAGTAGCAGGATTTTATCAAAAACAGTTAGAGACAACTGATATACTACAATTGGATAGAGATGGAGAAATAACCACAGCCATAGGAGTAACCGAACCAGTAGCCATATCAACGACAATTAACTCAGAAGAACAAGCAATAGATATATTTGACTTTACAATCACTGATAAAGGAACAAGTGATAATAGTCCATTAAAGATATCAGAAATAAAACTGAGCGTTAGTGGAACCATGGGAGATACGCAGCGTAGTCAATTAACCTATAGACTAAATGGAAATGATGAATCTAACGTAATTGGAACCTATGATGCCGATACGGACACCATAAGTTTTAAAGGATTAAACATATCCATAGCCCATGGAGAGAGTGAAGTCTACACAATAAACGCATATTATAATGATAATACTAACTTAACAGATGGAAAAACAATAATACTATCAATAGATGGGGATACAGATGTTACAGTATCAAAAATAGGTACGCAAATGAGAACAACATCACCAGTGACCAATGAAACAGGCAGCACCATAGATGTAAAGGCAACAAAACTTGAGTTTTCTACACAGCCATCTGATTCAGTAAGTGGTGTTTCTATGATTCAGCCTATAGTAAGAACTACAGATGAAGCTGGAAATATAGATACTGACTTTAATAAAGCAATTACCCTAACAGAAAATAGTGAGGGGGCATTAAGTGGAGATATAGATGTTATAGCATCAAATGGCATAGCTACATTTACAGATATTGTCTATATCGCAACAAATGATGGAGAAAACTTTGCCCTAACAGCTAGAAGTGAAGGGTTAACAAGCGTTACATCTGATGCGATCTCATCTGATGTACAAGCAACCAAATTAATTTTAAAAGCCGAGCCGTTACCAGCTATAGTCAATAATGGAAAAGCAACAAGCTTTACAACTGTACCAATAGTTCAAGCAGTAGATAAACATAATTTGGTCGACACAGATTATACAAAAAATATAACTCTTTCAAAAATAAATGGAGCAGGCAGTGCTACATTATCCTGCACAGGGGACAAAGATGATAAATCTGATACTGTAACCCTCACACCAACATCAGGAGTAGCAGAATTTAAAGGATTACAAATTAAATATATGTTAGTAGAAGATAGGAATGAAATTTTTAATCTACAAGTAGCATCAACAGGGCTAACAAGTGGCGAAAGTCATGAGATGACAGCCAGTGCAAATACAGCCTCAATCGTAACAAACATAAATAAAAATGGGGCGGAAGATAACATAGTAACCTTTATAGAAGCAGACTTCACAAATCATTACAATGATGTAGATGGAGATGCGTTAACCAAGATACAAATTACAACACTACCAGCAAATGGGATATTGAAAAAAAACAGTACACCTATAAACAAAAATGATGAAATAATACTAGCAGAATTATCCAGCATAATATTTGAACCAGATGCAAACTGGAATGGCAGTACATCCTTTACATGGAAAGGATACGACGGAATAGAATATTCATCAAACATAGCAAAGGTAAGTATAACCATTAACTTTGTAGATAACATAGCACCTACAAAACCAAGAATCATAAGAAATCCAGACAAGGATATGCATAATGATGACTATACAATAGAGCTAATATCAGGAACAGATGGAGACTCAGGAGTAAAAGAAACAGTAAGCAGGACAGTATACGGAGAAGTATACTCATCGTGGGAAACATACACAAAACCCTTTACAATAACAAGGGAAGGAACAACAAAGATACAAGCCAAGACAATAGATAATACAGGAAATGAAAGTAAAATAGCAACGGAAACAATAACAATAAACAAAGACATAGATATATCTTTAACCATAAAGACAGACCCAGACACAAAATATAGCTACGAAGATTATACAGTAACTTTAGTTACAGACCACAAAGATAAAACAGTAGAAGACAGTGTATATTCAAATGTAAAATACAAACTAAATGATGGAGACTTCAAAGTATACAAAGAACCATTTACTATAACCCAAAAAGGAGAAACAAAAATAGTAGCCAAAGTAATAGATGAATTTGGAAATAGCCTAATAGAAGAAAAAACAGTATATATATATGAAGACAAAGACGATGACAAATCAAATAATAAATCTAGTAGATCAAGAAATAAGACTAAAAAAGAAAAAGGAATATATATAATAGTAAACGGAGAAAAGCAAACGGCAGGAAAAGAAACAGTAGAGAAAGAAAAGGGTAAAACAATAGTAAAATTAGAGGTAGAATCAAAGGCAGTAGATAAAAAGATAGACGAAGTACTTAAGGAAAAAGAAAACCTTACAAAAGAAGAACAGGAAAAAGCTGAAAACATTGTAGAAATACCAGTAGCACAAAAAGATTACGATAAAGTTAAGACAAGCTTAACAGGAGACATTGTCAAAAAAATGGATGAGAATAAATTTAATCTAGCTGTTGAAACAAAAGGAATTGACTATATAATACCAGCAAAAGAAATTGGCATTGAAAAAGTAGCAAAAGTATTAGAAGTAGACAAAAGAGATTTAGAAGAAATAGAAGTAGAAATCAATATTAACAAAACATACGAAAAAATAGCTAGACAAATAGAAAAAAATGCAAAAGAAAATAAATATGAAGTAGTATTTCCACCAGTTGATTTTGAAGTGGTAGCAAAAACAAAATCAACAAAGGGAGAAAAAAGAGAAGTAAAGATAGGTAAATTCAAACAATACGTAAAGAGAGTATTAGAAATACCTAAAGGAGTAGACCCAGATAATATTACAACAGGTATAGTTTACAACAAAGATGGTGCATTTTCCCATATACCAACGGAGGTATTCAGAAAAGATGGAGCATATTATGCAAAACTAAACTCCCTTACAAACTCAAGCTACTCAGTAATTTGGAACCCAATTACAGTAGCATCAGTAGAAAACCATTGGTCAAAGGAATATGTAAATGATATGGCATCAAGGCTAGTAATAAAAAATCCAGACATATTTAACCCAGATGAATCTATAACAAGAGCAGAATT
- a CDS encoding LytR/AlgR family response regulator transcription factor, whose protein sequence is MLTAVLIDDEYCALEVLKMELEVFSELKVMGTYTYGRDALKKISAMKPDVVFLDIEMEEMDGLELFNKIVVQSPNTKIVFVTAYHQYAEKAFELGALDYIIKPVKKERLAKTLKRLKF, encoded by the coding sequence TTGCTTACAGCTGTATTAATAGATGATGAATACTGTGCTTTAGAAGTACTTAAGATGGAATTAGAAGTGTTTTCAGAACTAAAAGTGATGGGAACATATACATACGGAAGAGATGCACTTAAAAAAATTTCAGCTATGAAGCCAGATGTGGTTTTTTTGGATATAGAAATGGAAGAAATGGATGGATTAGAATTATTTAATAAGATAGTAGTTCAAAGTCCAAACACTAAGATTGTATTTGTAACAGCCTATCATCAGTATGCAGAGAAGGCTTTTGAATTAGGGGCATTGGATTATATTATAAAGCCTGTGAAAAAAGAAAGATTAGCAAAAACTTTAAAAAGACTAAAATTTTAA